A DNA window from Candidatus Poribacteria bacterium contains the following coding sequences:
- a CDS encoding hydrogenase small subunit codes for MSSKVVECPAVWIAGASCSGCSISLLNAVSPSIKNLLIDPVIPGKHVNLRFHATIMAGQGEPALKVVRDTAAQRAEEYLLLVEGAIPTAEDGLYCTIGELEGEELTVREAVSELARSALAIISVGTCASFGGIPSGSPNPSEAKSVKEVLEEEGISKPVINVPGCPPHPDWLVGTIAMVLLNGLPSPDDLDGALRPKAFYGKLIHDNCPRRAYFDSGQFARHTGEPGCLYELGCKGPVTYADCPLRLWNNGVNWCVGAGSPCIGCVEPGFPDKLQPMFKKLDETALERFKISVR; via the coding sequence GTGTCTTCGAAAGTTGTCGAATGTCCTGCCGTCTGGATAGCCGGAGCAAGCTGCTCAGGTTGTTCGATATCCCTCCTTAACGCCGTGAGTCCCTCGATTAAAAACCTCCTGATCGACCCTGTAATTCCGGGAAAACACGTTAACCTGCGGTTTCACGCCACGATTATGGCAGGTCAGGGTGAGCCGGCATTGAAGGTGGTCAGAGATACAGCCGCTCAAAGGGCCGAGGAGTATCTGCTGCTTGTGGAGGGAGCGATACCTACGGCTGAGGACGGACTTTACTGCACTATCGGTGAGCTGGAAGGTGAAGAGCTGACCGTAAGGGAAGCGGTGAGCGAGCTCGCTAGATCCGCTTTGGCCATCATTAGCGTGGGAACCTGTGCCTCTTTCGGCGGAATACCTTCAGGATCGCCTAATCCGTCGGAAGCTAAATCGGTAAAGGAGGTATTGGAGGAGGAGGGTATCTCAAAGCCGGTGATCAACGTCCCGGGTTGTCCACCCCATCCCGATTGGTTAGTGGGCACGATAGCGATGGTGCTTCTCAACGGTCTGCCGTCGCCGGACGATCTGGACGGAGCTCTCCGACCCAAAGCCTTTTACGGCAAGCTGATCCACGACAATTGTCCGCGCAGGGCTTATTTCGATTCCGGCCAGTTTGCAAGGCATACCGGCGAGCCGGGATGCCTGTATGAGTTGGGATGTAAAGGACCCGTCACTTACGCCGATTGCCCGCTGAGATTGTGGAACAACGGTGTTAACTGGTGCGTGGGTGCTGGCTCGCCATGTATAGGCTGCGTGGAGCCGGGTTTCCCGGATAAACTCCAACCTATGTTTAAAAAGCTGGATGAAACCGCTCTCGAAAGGTTTAAAATCAGCGTCCGTTAA
- a CDS encoding nickel-dependent hydrogenase large subunit — protein sequence MSAKITIDPVTRIEGHLRVEAIVEGGVVKEARCSGTLFRGFEIFLKGREPRDAQRITQRVCGVCPTAHAMASALNLDSAFGIADKVPPNGRIIRNLIFGSNYLQSHILHFYHLAALDYVDVTAMADYEGEDPEMRSVKEFVLRGELSPFVPRYEGDYRFEGKTNQELVRHYLIALEMRRLAQEMLSVFGGKMPHNAAIVPGGVTEHPSVDKIAGFLWRLNRIRDFIDSIYIPDIIAVAKTYPDYLRIGNGPGNYLSYGVFDLEDENPDYVTRKRLHAQGALEGMEDLKKLDVSSITESVKYSWFEWRGAAHPSEEETKPNRGKDEGYSWLKAPRYEGKVYEVGPLARMLVSYHAGRKQVKRMMDDLLDELKAEPVALNSTLGRHAARALEAKLVADSMAEWVLQLKPDDPVCAPYEVPQEAEGMGIVGAPRGALGHWIRIKEGKIESYQLVVPTTWNASPRDHLDQPGPMEQALMGTKVRDPENPYELVRIVRSFDPCLACAVHTLNARGKKLAVVRVA from the coding sequence ATGAGCGCTAAGATAACGATCGACCCCGTTACCAGGATTGAGGGTCATCTGAGGGTAGAGGCGATCGTGGAGGGCGGGGTGGTGAAGGAGGCCAGATGTTCCGGAACTCTCTTCAGAGGATTCGAGATCTTCCTCAAAGGGAGGGAACCGAGGGATGCTCAGAGGATCACCCAGCGGGTCTGTGGGGTTTGCCCAACCGCTCATGCCATGGCCTCCGCTCTGAATCTGGACAGCGCCTTCGGCATAGCTGACAAGGTCCCTCCTAACGGCAGGATCATCCGCAATTTGATTTTCGGCTCCAACTATCTCCAATCCCATATCCTCCACTTCTATCACCTTGCCGCCTTGGATTACGTGGATGTGACCGCCATGGCCGATTACGAGGGCGAAGACCCGGAGATGAGATCAGTTAAGGAGTTCGTCTTGAGGGGGGAGCTATCTCCCTTCGTGCCCAGATACGAGGGAGATTACCGGTTCGAGGGGAAGACGAACCAGGAGCTTGTCCGACATTATCTGATCGCGCTGGAAATGCGACGACTGGCCCAGGAGATGCTCTCGGTCTTCGGGGGTAAGATGCCCCATAACGCCGCCATAGTCCCAGGCGGAGTTACGGAGCATCCCAGTGTGGATAAGATCGCCGGATTCCTCTGGAGGCTGAATAGGATCCGTGATTTCATAGACTCCATCTACATCCCGGATATAATCGCCGTCGCAAAGACCTATCCCGATTATCTCCGGATAGGGAACGGTCCCGGAAACTATCTCTCATACGGCGTTTTCGACCTGGAGGATGAAAATCCGGACTATGTCACGAGAAAAAGGCTCCATGCTCAGGGAGCGCTGGAGGGGATGGAAGATCTGAAGAAGCTTGACGTCAGCTCGATCACCGAAAGCGTCAAATACTCTTGGTTCGAATGGAGAGGTGCTGCTCATCCGTCCGAGGAGGAGACCAAGCCCAATAGGGGAAAGGATGAGGGGTATAGCTGGTTGAAGGCCCCAAGATACGAGGGAAAGGTATACGAGGTGGGTCCTCTGGCCAGAATGTTGGTTTCATACCATGCCGGGAGGAAACAGGTCAAGAGGATGATGGATGATCTACTGGACGAGCTCAAGGCTGAACCGGTCGCTTTGAACTCAACGCTGGGCAGACATGCCGCCAGAGCCCTCGAGGCCAAACTCGTGGCCGATAGTATGGCTGAATGGGTTTTACAGCTCAAGCCCGATGATCCGGTCTGCGCCCCATATGAGGTGCCGCAGGAGGCCGAAGGGATGGGGATCGTGGGTGCTCCAAGAGGAGCGTTGGGACACTGGATCAGGATCAAGGAGGGTAAAATCGAAAGCTACCAGCTCGTGGTTCCCACTACTTGGAACGCCTCGCCCAGAGATCATCTGGATCAACCCGGCCCGATGGAACAGGCGCTTATGGGAACGAAAGTCAGAGATCCGGAGAATCCCTATGAGCTGGTGCGTATCGTTCGATCCTTTGATCCTTGTCTCGCCTGCGCTGTCCATACCTTGAATGCCAGGGGTAAAAAATTGGCTGTGGTGAGGGTCGCCTGA
- a CDS encoding HyaD/HybD family hydrogenase maturation endopeptidase: MRRIAVVGVGNILMGDEGIGVKVVEELRKERLPEGVELFDGGTAFHVLVDDLIDFDKLIIVDAVLGGEPPGTIYRFEFGELEEMISEITLSLHDVGVMEALMLERLTHRIPEEIVFIGIEPERIELSMELSSIMREKLPELVERVLDEIKRDRPLTASTSV; encoded by the coding sequence ATGAGAAGGATAGCCGTCGTCGGCGTGGGAAACATCCTGATGGGTGATGAGGGGATCGGAGTCAAAGTGGTGGAGGAACTCCGAAAGGAGAGGCTGCCGGAGGGAGTCGAACTCTTCGACGGCGGCACCGCCTTTCATGTCCTGGTGGACGATCTGATCGATTTCGACAAATTGATCATCGTGGATGCCGTGCTGGGAGGTGAGCCGCCCGGAACGATCTACCGGTTTGAGTTCGGGGAGCTTGAGGAGATGATCTCGGAGATAACCCTCTCACTCCATGACGTTGGCGTAATGGAGGCGTTGATGCTGGAACGGTTGACCCATCGGATCCCTGAGGAGATAGTTTTCATCGGCATTGAGCCGGAGAGGATAGAACTTTCGATGGAGCTTTCGTCCATTATGAGGGAGAAATTGCCTGAGCTGGTGGAAAGGGTATTGGATGAGATTAAGCGGGACCGCCCGCTCACCGCTTCTACGAGCGTCTGA
- a CDS encoding methylenetetrahydrofolate reductase C-terminal domain-containing protein has translation MKEAQAILVISCGIGVQAVGKIIDLPVIPANNTLSSQGMQGLWPSEERCAGCGDCVLHLTGGICPITACSKSLLNGMCGGQRDGKCEVEPERDCGWYLIYRLRELGRLDNLREIPPLRDYRKLDVPGPQRVTTRWALEKAEIFEAPNWIG, from the coding sequence TTGAAGGAGGCCCAGGCGATCCTGGTCATATCGTGCGGTATCGGAGTTCAGGCGGTCGGTAAGATAATCGACCTGCCTGTGATCCCTGCCAACAATACCCTTTCAAGCCAAGGGATGCAGGGATTATGGCCCTCCGAGGAGAGATGTGCCGGATGCGGGGACTGTGTCCTGCATTTAACCGGTGGGATATGTCCTATTACGGCCTGCTCCAAGAGCCTGCTCAACGGGATGTGTGGTGGGCAACGTGATGGAAAGTGTGAGGTGGAACCGGAGAGGGATTGTGGCTGGTATCTCATATACAGGCTAAGGGAACTGGGAAGGTTGGATAACCTAAGAGAGATTCCGCCTCTGAGGGATTACAGGAAACTTGACGTCCCCGGTCCTCAGAGGGTGACAACCCGATGGGCGCTTGAAAAGGCCGAGATCTTTGAGGCTCCCAACTGGATAGGATAA
- a CDS encoding methylenetetrahydrofolate reductase yields MTRLQESLQRGKFVVTGEIGPPKGVNLETALKEASYLKGRVVAVNVTDNQSSVMRLGSLGLCAKLVQEGYEPIFQVTCRDRNRLALQSDILSAYVLGIRNVLALTGDHTTLGDHPQSKPVFDLDSVSLLMAISSLKEGRDLAGEELDGAPSDIFPGATVTPGADPLEPQIIKMEKKIEAGAQFFQTQAVYDPKTFERFMDQASKFNVPVLAGIVIIKSPAMARYMNENVPGVFVPDSIIKSLAEVPRKERAKKSIELMAQLIRELKPMCQGIHIMAMGWERYVPELLDACDIS; encoded by the coding sequence ATGACTAGGTTACAGGAGAGCTTGCAACGGGGGAAATTCGTGGTCACAGGGGAGATCGGCCCTCCTAAGGGGGTGAATCTGGAGACCGCTTTGAAGGAGGCTTCGTATCTGAAGGGTCGCGTCGTCGCCGTCAACGTCACCGACAACCAGAGCTCCGTGATGCGTCTGGGATCGCTGGGGCTGTGCGCGAAGTTGGTCCAAGAAGGTTATGAGCCGATCTTCCAGGTGACGTGCCGTGATAGGAACCGATTGGCGCTTCAATCCGATATCCTCAGCGCGTATGTGCTCGGCATTCGGAACGTCCTAGCGCTTACGGGAGATCATACCACGCTCGGCGATCATCCACAATCTAAGCCCGTCTTCGATCTGGATTCGGTCAGCCTTCTCATGGCTATCTCCTCTCTAAAGGAGGGCAGAGACTTGGCAGGTGAAGAGCTGGACGGAGCGCCAAGTGATATATTCCCGGGAGCAACCGTCACGCCCGGAGCCGATCCGCTTGAGCCTCAGATCATAAAGATGGAAAAGAAGATAGAGGCCGGGGCCCAGTTCTTCCAGACACAGGCAGTCTATGACCCTAAAACGTTCGAGAGATTCATGGATCAGGCCTCTAAGTTCAACGTTCCGGTGCTAGCGGGGATCGTTATCATAAAGTCCCCTGCCATGGCCAGATATATGAACGAGAACGTACCAGGGGTTTTCGTGCCGGATTCCATAATCAAATCCCTGGCGGAGGTGCCGAGAAAGGAGAGGGCCAAAAAGAGCATCGAGCTCATGGCCCAGCTCATCAGAGAGCTGAAGCCGATGTGTCAGGGGATACATATAATGGCGATGGGATGGGAGAGATATGTCCCAGAACTGCTCGATGCCTGTGATATCAGTTAG
- a CDS encoding tRNA 4-thiouridine(8) synthase ThiI gives MDGRRPKGIGLLSGGLDSILAFKVLQEQDIDLIAVTFVTPFFGPEKAVRAAEKLGVPIKVMDITEEHLEIVKAPKYGYGSQMNPCIDCHGLMFRIAGGIMEEEGADFLFSGEVLNERPMSQNRGALRAVEKLSGYEGYILRPLSAKLLPETIPEREGKVNREMLLDLHGRSRRRQMELAEKYGIEEYPSPAGGCRLTEPGFSARMRDLIQNEDELRVRDIELLKVGRHFRIAHGIKAIVGRNKTENQRLLQMAERSQDVIIYVSGFKGPLTLVPRGLKADRKHLVTAARICIRYSDAPPSEEVEVILSRIGGKETMKARSADEELLSSLRIAPN, from the coding sequence ATGGATGGTAGAAGACCAAAAGGTATAGGATTGCTTTCCGGCGGTCTGGATAGCATATTGGCCTTCAAGGTGCTGCAGGAGCAGGATATAGACCTGATAGCCGTTACCTTCGTGACCCCTTTTTTCGGTCCTGAAAAGGCGGTTCGCGCCGCTGAAAAGCTCGGCGTTCCTATCAAGGTAATGGACATAACGGAGGAACATCTGGAGATCGTTAAGGCCCCCAAATATGGCTATGGCAGTCAGATGAATCCTTGTATAGATTGTCACGGCTTGATGTTCCGAATCGCTGGGGGAATAATGGAGGAGGAAGGGGCGGATTTTCTCTTCTCCGGTGAGGTGCTCAACGAGAGGCCGATGTCCCAAAACAGGGGAGCCCTAAGGGCTGTGGAGAAGCTCTCCGGATACGAGGGGTATATCCTCCGCCCACTCAGCGCTAAGCTCTTGCCTGAGACCATACCGGAGCGGGAGGGAAAGGTGAACAGGGAGATGTTGCTCGATCTACACGGCAGATCACGCAGAAGACAGATGGAGCTGGCGGAAAAATATGGGATAGAGGAATATCCATCACCGGCGGGGGGGTGTAGGCTCACTGAGCCGGGATTTTCAGCTAGGATGAGAGATCTGATCCAAAACGAGGATGAGCTGAGGGTGAGGGACATTGAGCTTCTGAAGGTGGGAAGACATTTCAGGATAGCCCACGGGATTAAGGCGATTGTGGGGAGAAACAAAACTGAAAATCAGAGGCTCCTCCAGATGGCCGAAAGGTCGCAAGACGTGATCATCTATGTATCGGGCTTCAAGGGTCCCCTAACCCTCGTGCCCCGAGGGCTGAAAGCGGATAGAAAACACTTGGTAACAGCCGCCCGAATATGTATTCGTTACAGCGATGCACCGCCCTCAGAGGAGGTGGAGGTGATTCTAAGCCGAATCGGGGGAAAGGAGACGATGAAAGCCCGATCGGCTGACGAGGAGCTTCTCTCTTCCTTAAGGATAGCTCCTAACTGA